A stretch of Brassica rapa cultivar Chiifu-401-42 chromosome A08, CAAS_Brap_v3.01, whole genome shotgun sequence DNA encodes these proteins:
- the LOC103833496 gene encoding uncharacterized protein LOC103833496: MASEVDDQYEWRINGQNGSGIFSTSETWRALFPCTLEVYWHDVQEIGWQHLFFDCEFSERVWSFFTTRLHLSSPRVFEDRLRWLKVPTRDMNVKLIVRLIYQACVYLIWKERNSRVHTDTARPPEAIISEIKQTIRLRLDPLARAQVLGIGESSVLAVWLSIF; the protein is encoded by the exons ATGGCCTCAGAAGTTGATGATCAATACGAATGGAGGATTAATGGTCAGAATGGGTCAGGGATTTTCTCTACTAGTGAGACGTGGAGAGCCCTATTTCCCTGCACGTTGGAGGTGTACTGGCACGATGTG CAAGAGATAGGATG GCAGCACTTATTTTTTGACTGCGAGTTCAGTGAGAGAGTATGGTCGTTTTTCACAACGAGACTCCACCTTAGCTCACCTCGGGTGTTTGAGGATAGGTTGAGATGGCTGAAGGTTCCGACAAGAGACATGAATGTGAAGTTGATTGTGAGGTTGATATATCAAGCTTGCGTGTATTTGATTTGGAAAGAGAGAAACTCCAGAGTACATACTGATACAGCGAGGCCTCCTGAAGCTATCATTTCAGAGATTAAGCAAACGATTCGGTTGAGGTTGGATCCTTTAGCTCGTGCACAAGTTCTGGGAATAGGAGAGAGTTCAGTTCTTGCGGTTTGGCTCTCGATTTTTTAA
- the LOC103833475 gene encoding uncharacterized protein LOC103833475 encodes MMDVEPVMCECCGLTEDCTQHYISEVKANFAGKWLCGLCSKVVSDEVSRDLKQTTMEEALNAHVLFCGKFKANPAELVADGMKQMLRRRSGDMLPAKSKMFGRSKF; translated from the coding sequence ATGATGGACGTTGAACCGGTGATGTGCGAGTGTTGCGGATTAACGGAAGATTGTACGCAACACTACATTAGTGAAGTCAAAGCTAACTTCGCCGGAAAATGGCTTTGTGGACTTTGCTCCAAGGTGGTTAGCGACGAAGTCAGCCGAGATCTGAAGCAGACAACGATGGaggaagctcttaatgctcacGTGTTGTTTTGTGGCAAGTTTAAAGCTAACCCGGCAGAACTGGTCGCTGACGGCATGAAACAGATGCTACGTAGGAGGTCAGGTGACATGTTGCCGGCCAAGTCCAAGATGTTCGGAAGATCTAAGTTCTAA